The Calliopsis andreniformis isolate RMS-2024a chromosome 10, iyCalAndr_principal, whole genome shotgun sequence nucleotide sequence GCATTTGAGAAAATGAAAAAGTCTGCTATATTTATAAATGTCAGTAGAGGGGAAGTTGTTGATCAACTTGCTCTGATAGAAGCTTTAAAAAATGGAACAATTAGAGCAGCTGGTTTGGATGTTATGACTCCTGAACCAATCCCATTAGATAGTGAACTATTAAAATTAGACAACTGTGGTAAGTGTGATGATAATGCTTTAGTGTATACAAGAACCatatcaaattttattttattttagtggTTCTACCTCACATTGGTAGTGCTGCTACTGAAACCAGAGAGGAAATGTCAAAGATTACTGCTAAGAATATTTTGGCTGTTTTGAAAGGAGCACCAGCTGAAATGCCTGCTCCACTTCAATTATAAATACAATCGTGATTTATaattaagaaacatttattatTCCTATGTATAAATCTCAATATATAAACACttataaaatgaaatttcataatgtatatgtataacTTCATACAGATGACAATGAGAGGAATGTGTTCACTAGATGATTCCATTATTGCTTAGCACAGCAATCATTTTACTTTTTTGAAATATACAATCTCACTGCTTTGATTGCTGTTATACTCTGTTCATATGCAGTAAAATGTAATGCTGTTGTTGCAGCAGCTTTCAGTTGACTTGGTACCAGGCCTTTAAATAGCCCTCTTACTCCTTCTACTTTTACTGTCATTTTTAAGCAATCTAACAACCCTGTACAGTGAAAAAAAGTGCCAAAATTTGTTCTACCGTGTTTGAATCCTTGTATTTGCAATCTTTTTCTACTAAGATCAAGTGGATATATTGCTGTTTTTGCTAGGAGACCAGCTGCACTACCAGATACCATAGAATTAGAAAAAGTTGTATTAGTTTctttagaatattttttatacagATCAGTGAAAaatccataaaacgcaaattgCAGACCACTGTGTGGTACAATTTGTAATAAAGTTGGCAATAATCCATTGAAAAAAGTCTTTGGAGATTCATGTCGGATTATACAACTGAAAAGATATTTTTAAAGACAATTTAATGTCTACAACAATATCATCAGTTTTTAAAAACTTGCCTGCAAGAATGTAGAAGTCCTTTGTATACTTGATGATTACTTGATTGTGCCACTAATCTAGTTCTGATAGTATCAAAAGGGAAGGATACAATTGTAGCTACAAAACCAGCTCCAGCTCCAGCTGCAAATTTTATGGAATATTTCCACTCATCTAGTAATGAGAAATTATCAGATGCTTTCATAAATATATGATATGAATAAAACTGCAAAACATTAACAACACAATTACATACttttatacatcaaaattgttaTGAGAATGCATAAAAACTACCAATCATTTTTCCAGTGTGTATTATAGATAGtaatgtaataattattatcaccTTTAACATATTTAAAAGTAATTAGTTTTACTTAATAAACTTTACACAGTTTATTCTTCATATGTAAAGGTAACAATAGTTATTCTCATCTTCTTAGATTGACTGGTACATAATTCTCTTATTTAAATAGCTGTATATTCACCTGACCCATTCCATATGCAATGGAAAGTAATTGGGCAGGAACATGTCCTTTCCAAAATGCAGAAATTCCTTCTTCTTTGAATATTAAGAAAAATGCTTGTGTTATAGAACGATACTTACTGATATGATGATCATGAGCAATCGGTTCAACTTGTAACTGCAATAATTTTCAATACAATACAGAGTATCATGAATCACATTTGCTTTATGTATACCTGAAATCTAATTTTGACAACATCTAAGGGCTGACAAGCAAATCTTGTTACAAAACCACTAATAGCTCCTGCCACAGCATGATCTGTATCATGACCATCTGCTTTTAGCAAACTACCCATTGTTTTTTTTCTATGTCAAAATCACATTTAATTGATTTGATATACTGTAAACATAAAAATtagttaataaaaaattatatttttgagAATAAATTTGAGAATAAACGTTTAACAAAAGGATAATAACAAATAATATATATACTTTACCAGTTACGTGTTACAGAAACGTAATTATTTTGGTACAAGGAAACTAAAATATAACCTCGGTTAAATTACGAAAATGTACACGTATAAACATTTTAATCACTTATCGTAAGTTACTTAAAATTGCGCATTAATAAAGGAAACGACGAAACATGATTATATGTATTAAGAATATATACgcatacgatacaaaatttgtataaatatgaCAATTTATTGCATCACATCTTTAATAacttattattaaaaataaaatgaaaaatttgttcATTGCAAATAGTCCTTTCTTCCGAAAACAATCGCAGAACAAGCACAGATAAGGTATCATTAAAAAGTATACAACTATATATGTTTATAAATGTCATGCTTCCATACGTTTatatacttatttgtattttatttcttctaTAATTGCGGAAACTATTGaataatcgtcaaagttacacgGATACCGTAATTGATAATAATCCTTCGCCAGTGTCGCCAAATTGCATCCCCAGCGACTTTGGAGCACATATTCTACATTCGATTTAGATGGAATACTTGAGTGACCATTTTTGGATATTAAATCTAATTGTTCAATGAAACTTTGCTGtaaaaaaattcattatatttacaAATTGATATACATTTCATATAGTAGTTTTTGCCGCGGTTTTTTCTTAATTGTTTAATACGTTAATACATATTGACATACATCGTTTTTCAGAACGTATGTGTCCCATAATTCAGTATATAATTTATGCAAATCCAAAATTATTGTTTTACATATGCTAGAAGCATTTTCGAAGGTATCAtcgattattttcaattttgctTCTTTCAAGGTATGATCGTTCATTCTTTTATAGTGCCACTTCTGAAAAAATCTTTTTTTAGAATCGTTTTGTACGTACAAACATTTTGCATTTGCTATGATTTCTGTATTAGAGGTGAATATTTCGTTACAAAATCGAAATATTTCGTCTTCTGAAGCTTCGATCAAATTAATTATAAAGTCAGAATAAATGAGAAGTAATCCTGTGATGtgttgcaatttttcttttatcGATGCATCAAACAATTGTATGATATCCTCGCAGCTCGTAATTTTTGCACAAAAAATAAGTCTACATAAATGAAATCTTTTGATTTCTCGACTATGCTCTAGGACCGATTTTCGTACCGGttcttccatttttattgtgctCGTTTGATCGATAATACGAGATGATTCGTAAACAGAGCCATTGAATTTAGCGTGTTAAAAATgagaacatatttaaaaatcagtaatttattaaaattgtaaTAGTTAAAGTTAAAGGTACATAGATTCTTTATTacataaaattatttacaatatcGATCCGCTTTCATTTTACTCCTCCTGTCTAACAAAGTTTCATGTAAATTTCCCTCGCGTTTTGCTCTTTCTAATTCTGAACTATCTCCTTTACATATCTTCAACTTCTTATCTTGAAATTTCTGAAACTTTCTCCTAAAAAACAGGTATTATGACATATCTGATCATTATATTCCTGTAAATCTTTCTTATGTATTATTTGTATTACTTACACATAATTCACTTCAACATCTTGAAGTGATCCTTGTTCCTCTTTTGGGATGTCTTTAGTTGGATCTTGTGTTTTCTGAGTTATGCTTCTTATTGTACAAAATTCTGAAGATCCAGCTTTTCTACTTTGACAAACAATGTCATCTTCCTCAGTAAGGGATATAAAGCAGTTGTTGCTATTCAAAATAGCAAGTTTATTGTCCTACAAATATATTAAATGATATTCTGTTTTAACTTCATATATTGCATACAAAGTTTCAAGTTTAAGGTACCTGGAAAATTGGTTCCCATTGTTCAATCATGCCTACTGCATCGCTTCTTCCAACAACAATTCCTTTTTTATCAACACCTAAATACTTTCCATAACCAGATTTCAATGCAATTTTAGTTTCTCCTATTGGGAATGCTGTTAAAATTTCTTCTGGGGAAGGTCCTTCACCTTCATTATGAGGTGCACCTAATGTGAATAGCCCATTATCCAAAGCTTTCATATATGTGTGATTTCCAAACTCTATTGCCACTGTCCCTGTGACTTCTGATACTTGTGTGGCTTTCCACCATCCACCTATAAATATATTAGACACATTCTCGTAAGAATATGATACAGTAGATTAATGTAAGTAATATTCACATTAATTAAAATACCATGAGCTGTAATGTCCTTATCATCAGTAGCAGTAACATGTTCTTTCTCTTGTCtttttgattttcgttttttcgACCTGTAAAAAATAAACGTAAAATTACGATGTATAAATTCAGAAACATATTAGTGATAAAGTCAACACATACTTTACTTTCTCGCCTTTCAAAACAAGTTTCCCCGTTCTTACTTTATCGTACTCTGACATTTTTTTGGATTAACTTTGAAGCATTTAACACTGTTAATAACTTTATAACCTCTGCAAAATGTTATGTTATAATATAGGCagaagtctttccattgtattaatgtACGTGTCTAGATAATAATCGTATCTCTGTAATTATATTAatgaacaatatttttttcaatggTATTGCATATTTTTATGGCCAATATTTATTAGGCACAGCAGTAACAACAAATAGAACATATGAACTAGTTACTTTTGGCTTAGTAAGTTTCCTATACTGTATTTCAAGTTCCATTTTCTTTTCTTCATATTTCACAATATGTGCCGAGAAGTTGGTTTTTAAATTCGTTAAATACGTAGCGTACATCGAGTAGTTCACACAttaatatttattgaaataaGTTAAAAGTGCATTTTTTTTAATTCGAATATTCATTTCCTCCGAATTAATCTTGAATATTTGTCAGGTATTTATCTATTTAATCTAAATATTATTACAGCAACTCAAATTAATTGCAATTTCATCGGAATTAAGTTCCAATACTTTTGGGAACCAATAAGCAAAATGCATAGCTAGCTTTAATcaatatatttttgaatataaagcaatataaatatgaaataGTATAATTATTCTATTAAAATTGAGATTACAAATGGAGATTACTCTGTAAATACGGAATAATCAAAATATTATACAACACGGAAATTACAAAGTCGTAAAAATATATCGTTATATATTTTTCCACGTTGATACTAGCATGAGTCGTATGCGAAGTGACTAAAGTTACAAAAACATTTCTCGTAAAAGCCATGATCTACATGGTACAAATTACATATAAAATTAAAGATATATTTCTATTCTATTCAGTAATGAGTACTGAAACGTTACTAGAAAATTGTGGCACACTTTGTGGTGTATGAATACCATACATGAAAATTTATATTCAGACTTGTAGAAGCAAATGGATCAGATAAATGCAAGTATCATGTTTCTTTTTGCTACATATTCAATTTTGGATGCTTGAATTCATGACAATTTTTAGTTATCTTCGAGCTTCTAGATGTTTATGTACTAGAATTTGgacttaaaataatttaaaaggtattttaaaaagtggaagattgttattttaaataattatacgTTGTTCACAGATAGAATTATTCAGGAAGGCCATTTATGCATTCAAAGGTTTTTGCATTAGGCAATTCTTATAAGTGGAAATAATTCTTAACATTGTGAATAGAATCCACAtatttttttgtgcattttgacGTTATTATCAATATTAAGATGACatttaattcttttttttattcatAAGGGTTTAACGATTTTTTATCTTAATAAGAATATAGAGAAGAATTTCTCATAAACTATTCTTCAGCACATTTATAATTTAAAAGGAAAACAGTCATAGCATCAAATTTTAATTATGTTTAACGTTCATGTCGAATGACGGATTTTGTAATTACTATCGAAAGCATCGTATTAGGCGTTGACTCTTTCCACAATAAGTATCGACGCAGAATCATCCGATACTAAACATCAGCTTTACTTATTCTTTCGGGCACTGTTTGTTACTTTTGTAAAAATCAATTATTCATACGTCTAGGAATTGGATATCGAAGTACTAAAACACTGTCCGCTGATATAATTGGTAGTACATTATCGCAATGGTGATTTACTAAATGACTTACACTATCAAAAACACGATCTTTTGTGCGTACCTGAAATTCAAACGAATTAAAATTACATATATCTTTTTAAGTAGAAAGTATCCTATATTATTGAACTATCAATATTGCCGTAATACTTACTACACCTTCTGGATCAATTAACAGTAAATGTTTTGGTGTACCATTGTTCATACCCGTAAGGACATACTGTCCAGGAGAACCTTGAGACTCTCTGACCAGAAAATCGCCATCctattaaaattgaatattgttacagcattactattacgatattATTATTGTACTGTTTATTTAATCATCTTACTCTAGACAGCATAGATTCTGCTTCAGCGCGACTCACGCTTCCATGGAACCATATTTCGTGCTTTAGTTGTTGTTTCTGAGAGTGTGGACTTAATCTATTCATATCCGATATCGCAGAACTAAATGGCTCTGAAAATTCCAGTTGTTCGTGAAGAAATCTTCAGCTTTGCATTACAAGAAAATATAGAAGTAATGTATTAATATCACTTACGCATATCAAACACGTCAAACAGTGATGTTTGATCGCGATGACTTTCTCGATTCGCTGCTATAACGCTATCATTCACGTAATTATGTTCAGGAGGTAAATTGAAATTTGCAGTAGTCGTTCCATCCGAATTTAAGTCAATTAAGTTACCAGTTTCTGTAACACAATCGAATAAAAATCGTGATATAACTTACGACATGATCGCATAATCGTGATTATCTTTTTGTAGTATTACCTGCCCATTGTTGATGATGTCTATCGGAATTGGATGAGAATGAATCGTGCAAAGCAGAATTCTGTGCATTGCTTCTCGATATGTGATTCTGACCAGAATGGTGATGCTTTAAATTGGGTAGGGTTGATGCTGTGGGTAATGGTGGTACAGGTGGAGGACCGATATCGGGCGGTACTTTGCCTGGTAAATCGTTATAGTAATCTCTATCTGCTTCTCGCATGCCATTCAACATGGGACTGGAAGAAAAAtgataaatgcaaaataaaagaaaaattacaGTATGCTATACATGTATGAAGTATGCACTTACTGTAGTGAAGACGGTTTTGTAAGGAATTCTTTGAAACGTAATTCGAAAGCTTGACCAATGGTGGATATAACATCTTGTGCCAATCCTCCTCCACATTCTAATACATAACAAGCGCGCCATTCTTGCATGTTCTTTGCAACGTACGCAACAAAGTCCAGTATCTCCTATAGAAATATTATATCCATTTAGTACTTCAGGGATTATAAATTTAGAAGTATGCATGAAAGATAATTTACCGTATCGCCACCCGAAGCAAAGGATATACGCGGCATTTCATGTTTAGCAATAATGTGACCTGTGTCTATGTTAGTCAAAGCTAAACTACAGCTGCTAATAGTCAGATTTATTGTAGCACCTGTGTGTTCCATGCGAGGCTTATCCGCTATTGCCCTTAACACTTTTCTGTCTACCTAAGTAATGAGAATTAGAAATATTAGTTTACTATTCTTTTTTAGAGTAAAAAAGACAGTATATTGCAAATAGATACCCTTCTCTTTTTGTCTGCAGATTTTAATCCTGCTGCTTCGCAAACTCTGTTTATGCATTCTCTAAAAAAACATGAAATTCCATTATAAGCAATAAGCTAACCCTCTCATAATAGTTAAATTGATCAACACTACTCatcaatttataattaaaaagttaaTTAGTATACAGCCTGATGCGCTTGTGAAAAATATATATGCTTATAGATATATTGCAAGACTTACTTGGCAACACATGATCTTGTTTCAAAATCTAAACTTTTCATAGATGTGTATACTTCAAGGCAACCTATATACTGAAAAATTCATAGAGAAAAGATCTCAATAAAAGTCAGTTCTACAATTGCTTCGGATATCATATTTTACTGCAGTATATTGAAAGCTTACCTTAACAGTATATGTAATTCCTTCTTTACTCACTAAGTGGTCTGGGTGTAACCATCCTCTGGCTGGCTTACTTATGAAACTACTACCTCCAGTTGCCATTTTTAAATTCTATGCACGCTCATATAACTGTAACAGACACACTAGCATCACACAAAACCATAGTTCTATCCTTTCAGCAATAATTAAAGCCAAATTGAAACATTTCACACAGAAATGTATACCCAAACTATGTGCATACTTAGGAACAAGATTTCTATGCTTTTCTTAGTTGAGTTGTATAAATTAGTTGCACTGGCATTTCTCCATACTTTACAGTAGTATTTCAACAGCTCTGTCAGTTGTCATTTATTATATAATACCGATAACTTTATAATTATAACATGCTCGTCAGAATAACAAGGATATGCAGCTGATTGAAACGTTCTGTTAACTGGGGAAAAAGGAACTTTTGATTATTATTCGTATGATCTACCAGGAAATGAGATCATACCTCGTGAACGATCAACGGTATCGTATATCCACAATACAATTACACTCGTTCGACTTAGTAATCATTTCACAGGAATCCTTTGTGATCACTTGACATAAGGGAACACTACGATAAGTGCGTATTCGTCTGCATTTTCTGCCACACCACAAACATTGGCTACATTCGCTGTCTCGCGGAATTTCATGGACACTAAATGCGAATTATCGATAATTGAACTGCCTTTCTCACCGACTGTACATGCCGAAACTTTTTTTCCCTCTCAACCATTGAGTCAGTGCCCACGAAAACTTGactttttcaataaaatatgaaaatatggAGCTAAGGATATTAAGCCAGAAAAGGTAATTCAATATGAAAAGAGTGAAACTTAAATCGGAGAAGCCGAATCCATTGTTCGAGTTGTGGTTAGAAGAATGGAGGAAAGAAGCAGTCTCCAGAAACTCCGATTTGCAACATTATTTTTCAAAAGCGCTTGTTTCCTTGAAAAAGTACCCATTACCGTTGAAGTCTGGAAAAGACTGCATAATATTACAACATTTTGGCACGAAACTATGTTCCATGTTAGATAAAAAACTTGAAAAACATAAGGCTCGAAATAAAGGTTCGAGTACCGATGATCTTACCTGTACATATTGCAATTCTATTAAAGAGCATGCGCccgaaaaaaaatataaatcgcAACAAGTGGAGACGAATTGTATAGAGAAAAGGGCTAATGCTTTTAAACGTGTTattaatgacaattaccttgagAATAATAGAAAAAATCAGACTAATTTAACTAAGCCTACACAGAGTCAGAGGTCTCAATCTGTAGAAAGAATAATTAGTGAAAGATTTGAACAAACTGAGGAGTGTTTTGTAAGTAGGAAGACTAAGGAgagtaacattcacactgagaaATTGCAAGAAAAgtttaaaaaaacaaaaaatccaAGTAAGGAAACAATAAATAATGCAGGAGGTAGTATAGTTAATTCTACAGATAGTCTTCAGAAGGATATTTATTTAGAAGCAAATAAATTTGATATAATACTACTAGTAGATAAGCAGGAAACCTGTGGGTATGTTTCCTTCCATTGTACTATATCTAAATTTATTATGGTAACTTTAAAAGATTATATTTTAGTGGTAAAACAAAGTCTCAGCATGATGCTACACTGGTGGAATTATCTCAGCTTGGCATATTATTTGAAGTACGCCACTTAAAAGTTGGTGATTTTGCATGGATTGCAAGATGTAGGATTACAAATAGTGAATTAATTCTACCCTATGTAATAGAAAGAAAACGAATAGATGATTTAAGTGCTAGTATTATAGATGGAAGATATTATGAACAGAAGGTAATATGATGATTAAATTCTTAATCCATTTTACCTATTATATATTCTTGTACGATCACGAAAGAACTTATTTCATTATAGTTCCGGCTGAAACAATCTGGAATTGATAATCTTATGTATATAATTGAAGAGTATGACAAAGGTCAAAGATCAATGTTACCACATTCATCATTGATGCAAGCTTCTATTAATACATTAATGCAAGATGGATTTTTAGTCAAATATACAAAGAATCATAAGGATTCTATGTTTTATTTATCATCATTGACAAATATTTTGCATGATATTTTTAAAGTATGTAATTCTTCTGGTAAAAGTCTTATAATTCTAAATAAATTGCTTTATTGTATCTCATGAAGAATCCTGCTTTTGTTATAGGAGAAAAATTTGATAGGCTGTAAAAAAGCAACTCTTAAACAAGCAGATATTTCAAGTAATATTCTCAATCTCATGGAATTTCAAGAGTTTAATAAAGCAGCATCTAAGCAAAAAGTATATCAAACTTATACAGTTAAAAATTGCATTAACGATCGTGTGAATAAATATCTCTCGTTTTTTAGGTGTTTAAGGTAAGCGAGATGTTTATTCGTCACTTGCTACAATTAAAAGGAATATCTGTAGACAAAGCTGTTGCAATCGCGGAACGTTACTCAACACCGCAGCTCTTAATCGATGCTTTGCAAGAGCCTGATTGCAATGGGGAAATGTTATTATCTAGCATTGAGTGTGGTGACAAAAAACGTCAACTTGGTATAACACTTAGTAAAACAATTTACCAGTTATATACAAAGAAAAACCTAAAttgataaataatattttacataAATAAAGGTACCTCTTTTACTTTTAAAAACTGTTTCAACGCTAAAAACTCGGGACGCTCTTCGCATATTCTCTTTAAAAGAATGATCAATAAATAAGTGTAAGTTGATTGACATGGAAAAAAATTGACGGTGTCTCTTACAGAGCGATGGGCGGTATAATGATAGAGTAGAACCTGTGAAGTGTAAATGATGACACGTCGTCGTTCTCAACGTCAAAACAGTCTCTTTCCTTTGTGATCATGCATTTGACAGATTTTTTCTTAGATATTGACTggtttatattaatattatttaaaccTCATATTCcgaatttcttttaatttttcatCTAAAATAGGTGCAGCTTGTAATTGTAAGACATTTCTTTTAAGTAATGTGGCAGATTCATTCTTTTAATGAGAGCAACATCGTACAGTACGACATAGACGCTTTAAAAGTCTGAAAggtaaaagaaatttattattaattattcaagttaCGCTATAAAGATTTGTATATTACTATATACGCATATACCACTGCAAAATTCATAGTATTGAGGTCGTATAATCCTGCAGCAGTCAACTTGCAAGGTCTAGAAGACCGTATTTGCATTATTTGAAGTATCCTTCGCGCCTTCATTGTCGTTTGGTACCATTTGCAGCTAGAGCTGttcaaaaatcctcaatacattacGATTGTCGCTTTAAATTCTAGAAATTGTAATCTTTATTTCTAATTAAAAACATACATATCATCGAGTAGTTTTGAACTATGCTCTGTAATAGTTTCTCCAACCAAAGTGAAAAAGAATAAATGGAAGTTTTGGCCACAGAAGAAAAGACAGTGTTTAAGAGCTATTACAGGTTCATGCAGATGCATAATAGTCTATTAAACAAAAGTTGTCAATGCTTTTATAGGTGGACATTATCCACAGAAAATTTGTTCTTACTTGAAAGGCTATAGCACTGAGACCGATTAGATTAAGAATGATCGTAAACAAAAACGTTTTCCGATTTATTGACTCCCAAAGCACGAAAGACCTTAAAGTAGAAAACATATATGAATTAATTAGCATGGAGTAATAGTCTTACATTCTTTGTTTAATTTTAGACTTATTTAATCGGTACAAACTGAATAGCTCTCTTGTGGATCATCACGCATTGCCTAATTTGTTGGTATCCATAGTCCACCGAGACATGATCGTGTATTTCTGTCGCTTTTTGAATTTGTCTTCTGTGTTCATTATAAGAATTTAAATCAAAAAacgatatttatatttttatgcaaATAATATACATGAAAATAAATAATCTATACGGCAGTCGTTCATTAGGCAAATATATGTCGGTAATCATTTTTTTCTTAGAACAAATTGTGCGAAATGGGAAAAAAATTGATCTTCATCTTATAATTATTCTTTAGTTCGCTTTTTACCGAATATAATTGCTTTTTTATTACATAATGATAATTACCCGCATATGGCAAACAGTGCAGAGATATGGTGACTTATAATGATGTTTAAAGAATCTATGGCGTTTATCGTTACGACAGTAAAAACTGTATACCAACACATGTGAACATATGTGAAATAAAAATGAGTCTCGGGATCCAGTACATGATATATCTCAAGTACTTGATTTCGCGACCGAGTTTCGTTTAATGGTCGAATAATATCCATCAGAGGATTGTACCAAGGAGTTAACTGGAATACTAGAGCCCACCCTGTCAGTGCACCTGGAAAATACCATTTATGATGCCCATTTTTCTCAAAAAAAGAAGTACCTACTTCTGTATAGTAGGGCAATTTTACTTCCTTTCGTGGTGAACTTATCTAGAATCTGCACATTGTCAGTTTCGCATTGATGTCTCCATTCTTCTTCCACAGCAACAAATAGTTTTCTAAACTATAATATTTCGAAGTTCTACGATTCTCTTTTCTTAACATCAACTAACATATTGTACGTACATTGTGCTTATTAAAAGAGCAATTTACTGCTAGGATTAGCCATAAACCGCCTGACGCAAAATGTGGCAGAGTCTCGACGGCTCCGTCCAAATTCTTCTTGTGTACTTGGATCCAAAATTGTATTATCTAGCCAGTCATGGatgtattattaaataatttactCCAGTTCCTGTAATTATTCAGTATAAACACGTTTTACTCACCGTCATTGCTAACAAATGCATTGAACTGATTATTTGTACAACTGAGATGATACTACTGCGTAAGTCTTTCTCAAAAGGAGAATACCCTACAAGTGTCAAATACGTTTTCAACACTCTGTAATGATGGATGTCGAATATGTCGTGTATTTCGTTTCCGGTTCTCTGAAGCACTGTACATTTTGAACACGATTATTTAGCATTTGAACAGAGTTAAATATCACAAGAATATATACATTTATtcttattaattttatgaataatGTTTTTTCTTGCTAGTCGTAGCAACTGTGCGAAACTATGTTGCAGAACAATGTGCTGACTACAATAAACGTGGCTTTCGCCTTACTGCTCATATCGGAGTATTTCTTGGAAATGCGCTGCACTCAGAATTAGGGAAAATGATGTTCGCAAAATTGGTCTGCAGAAAGTAAGAAAATGGTTTTATACGGATGAAAAAGAAGTAGCATAGTCTGTCGAATAAGCGTACCTAAATTTTTAATGCGTAATGGCAACAGAGGTGATGCGAAATTATGGTAGATGAAGGTTGTCTTGTGTGATAGGTAGACACGTATATTCTGACTTCCCCCATACTTATATCAATTTATTCTACCTACTTGTTCAAGATCGATGTTTCTTTCTTCTTCAAAAAATAGGTACACCTAGGTATAAGTAGCTTGTGAAATAAGTAATTGCGATGCTGGTAGAGTGGTAGAATAGTGTGTGAAGGAGAATGAAGTGCTTATTTGGGTGAGTCAGGGGTTAATTGTAGTATTTGAACGAGAACCAAAAGAATGAGAATAGTCAAATATGCAAAAAGTATGATAGTTGCTCGATCGAGAGCCGCAGCTCGGGGCA carries:
- the Mus81 gene encoding mus81 structure-specific endonuclease subunit yields the protein MKRVKLKSEKPNPLFELWLEEWRKEAVSRNSDLQHYFSKALVSLKKYPLPLKSGKDCIILQHFGTKLCSMLDKKLEKHKARNKGSSTDDLTCTYCNSIKEHAPEKKYKSQQVETNCIEKRANAFKRVINDNYLENNRKNQTNLTKPTQSQRSQSVERIISERFEQTEECFVSRKTKESNIHTEKLQEKFKKTKNPSKETINNAGGSIVNSTDSLQKDIYLEANKFDIILLVDKQETCGGKTKSQHDATLVELSQLGILFEVRHLKVGDFAWIARCRITNSELILPYVIERKRIDDLSASIIDGRYYEQKFRLKQSGIDNLMYIIEEYDKGQRSMLPHSSLMQASINTLMQDGFLVKYTKNHKDSMFYLSSLTNILHDIFKEKNLIGCKKATLKQADISSNILNLMEFQEFNKAASKQKVFKVSEMFIRHLLQLKGISVDKAVAIAERYSTPQLLIDALQEPDCNGEMLLSSIECGDKKRQLGITLSKTIYQLYTKKNLN
- the LOC143185142 gene encoding uncharacterized protein LOC143185142; this translates as MSSKAKATFAQLLRLARKNIIHKINKNKCIYSLLQRTGNEIHDIFDIHHYRVLKTYLTLVGYSPFEKDLRSSIISVVQIISSMHLLAMTIIQFWIQVHKKNLDGAVETLPHFASGGLWLILAVNCSFNKHNFRKLFVAVEEEWRHQCETDNVQILDKFTTKGSKIALLYRSALTGWALVFQLTPWYNPLMDIIRPLNETRSRNQVLEIYHVLDPETHFYFTYVHMCWYTVFTVVTINAIDSLNIIISHHISALFAICGSIFFPFRTICSKKKMITDIYLPNERLPYRLFIFIFDLNSYNEHRRQIQKATEIHDHVSVDYGYQQIRQCVMIHKRAIQSFVLWESINRKTFLFTIILNLIGLSAIAFQVRTNFLWIMSTYKSIDNFCLIDYYASAKLLQRFLNSSSCKWYQTTMKARRILQIMQIRSSRPCKLTAAGLYDLNTMNFAVTFKASMSYCTMLLSLKE